The Streptococcus equi subsp. equi nucleotide sequence GATTGGTGCATATTACGTCAACCAAGGTCGTTTTGATGGATTGGAGACACATGACTACTACTAAAAAACACGTTGTAAGAGTTTACAACAAAGGCATTACAGCAACCCACGCAGTTACTGATAAAAATTTATTTACAGAGTATACATTTGCGACGCAGCAAGATGCCGAGAATTATATCAGAGACTTAGAGCTAAACGGATCTAAGTGTGCCATTGAGTATTATGAGAGGAGATTTGCAAAATGAAAGAACAGACGCTTGCAGAATGGAAAGCTGAGGGTGTTAGCTTATTTGGCAAAGATATTGAGCAGCATATTTTTAAATGCCCAAATTGCGGCAGGGGAAATAAAGTTAGCGAGTTTAGAGAGTATGTCGATAGTCCAGATAAAGCGGCAGTTAATTGTATTGGTAGATATAATCCACAGCTTGGTTGTAACTGGGCGGCCTACGGTCTATTTGGCACGATGGGAAAAGGTAGAGTGATTAAATTACCAAATGGTAAAAGCGCGGAAGTATTTGACTTTGAGGAGGTGATTGAATGCTGGATACAGAAACATTAGAAGCAGTATATGATGCTTTGCAGCTATCCTTGCCAAAAATAATCGGTATGCTTAAAGCAGCACCCGCGACCAGAGATGATGCTTACAAAGAGGGTGTACTCGATGGCGCGAATTTGATAGCTGATACTGTAATAAAAGCTATCGGACAAATGATCGATCCGGAGGCTGATCATGGCTAAAGACGACTTTTTAACAGGTTTTGTACTTACACTTTTAGCTGCTTGCAT carries:
- a CDS encoding phage protein; its protein translation is MDWRHMTTTKKHVVRVYNKGITATHAVTDKNLFTEYTFATQQDAENYIRDLELNGSKCAIEYYERRFAK